In a single window of the Burkholderiales bacterium genome:
- a CDS encoding SLC13 family permease — MTPEIWLLLIISLIAIVLFSLEWIAAEVVALALMLTLIISGILTPGQAFAGFGSDTVMMILGLLIMTASLLQTGVVDIVGRKIIQRTGDRPKLLLPVILIATSFLSAFISNTAATAFFLPVVIGLAAKLGQSASRFLMPLAFASILSSSVTLISTSTNLVISELLTTHGLAPMSMFELAPAGIPITIAGLIYMLTIAPRLMPQQRSEKNTEDIGHRTYQADLVVLAGSTLVGKTLDQSKLEKDLDLKVQDIVRGADSADAPATVAPQQAELREGDLLLVEGLRANILKVKDVAGIELKADAHLVKEPKKEIYPANKKNGGGDEEDEKVKIVEAVLLPSSPLLGRTLRHIDFNERYGLQVLGMNRAGSTMQSSLDRIHLKMGDVLLLQGKAENVKRMERGNLVNIFGGIDQARLNYKRAPLAILIFVGALAAATFNLVALPVAVLSGALLVMVTGCIDPDEAYRRVEWKAIILIGSLLALGVALEETGTGAFLAAQIIALLGESDPLVLFSCFFILTVALTQPMSNAAAAVLIVPIAIQTAVQLGYDPRPFVMMIAIAASCSFLTPLEPSCLMVYGPGKYRFIDFFKVGLPLTVIIYAIAIVLVPMIWPLHGST, encoded by the coding sequence ATGACTCCCGAAATCTGGCTGCTGCTGATCATATCGCTGATCGCCATTGTTCTATTTTCCCTCGAGTGGATCGCCGCCGAAGTGGTTGCACTGGCGCTGATGTTGACGCTCATCATCAGCGGTATTCTGACTCCCGGGCAGGCGTTCGCAGGCTTCGGCAGCGATACCGTCATGATGATCCTGGGGCTCTTGATCATGACCGCGAGCCTGCTGCAAACCGGTGTCGTCGACATCGTCGGCCGCAAAATCATCCAGCGCACCGGTGATCGACCGAAACTGCTGTTGCCGGTGATCCTGATTGCGACGTCGTTTCTTTCGGCGTTTATCAGCAACACGGCCGCGACGGCATTTTTTTTGCCGGTCGTCATCGGTCTTGCGGCCAAACTCGGCCAAAGCGCCTCACGCTTTTTGATGCCGCTCGCTTTCGCGTCGATCCTGTCGAGCTCGGTTACGCTGATCAGCACGTCGACCAACCTCGTCATCAGTGAACTGCTGACCACTCACGGCCTGGCGCCGATGAGCATGTTCGAGCTTGCGCCGGCCGGCATTCCGATCACCATCGCCGGCCTGATTTACATGCTGACCATTGCACCGCGCCTGATGCCGCAACAGCGCAGCGAAAAAAATACCGAGGATATCGGCCATCGCACCTATCAGGCCGATCTCGTGGTGCTGGCGGGCTCAACGCTGGTCGGCAAGACGCTCGATCAATCCAAACTCGAAAAAGACCTCGATCTGAAGGTGCAGGACATCGTCCGTGGGGCCGATTCAGCAGACGCGCCTGCGACCGTCGCCCCGCAACAAGCAGAGTTGCGCGAGGGCGACTTGCTGCTGGTCGAAGGCTTGCGCGCCAATATTCTGAAGGTCAAGGATGTAGCCGGCATAGAGCTGAAGGCCGACGCTCATCTCGTCAAAGAACCCAAGAAAGAAATTTATCCGGCAAACAAAAAAAACGGCGGCGGCGATGAAGAGGACGAAAAGGTGAAAATCGTCGAAGCAGTGCTACTGCCGTCTTCGCCGCTGCTCGGGCGCACGCTCAGGCATATCGATTTCAATGAACGCTACGGGTTGCAGGTGCTCGGCATGAATCGGGCCGGTTCGACCATGCAGAGCAGCCTGGACAGAATCCACCTCAAGATGGGCGACGTGCTGCTGCTGCAAGGCAAGGCCGAAAATGTCAAACGTATGGAGCGCGGCAATCTCGTGAATATTTTCGGCGGCATCGACCAGGCGCGGCTGAACTACAAACGCGCGCCGCTGGCGATCCTGATTTTTGTCGGCGCGCTGGCTGCGGCGACCTTCAACCTGGTCGCGCTGCCGGTCGCGGTTCTGAGCGGCGCTCTTCTGGTCATGGTCACCGGCTGCATCGATCCGGACGAGGCATATCGCAGGGTCGAATGGAAGGCGATCATCCTGATCGGCAGTCTGCTGGCGCTCGGTGTCGCACTGGAAGAAACCGGCACCGGCGCCTTTCTGGCCGCGCAAATCATTGCGCTGCTCGGCGAAAGCGATCCGCTCGTGCTGTTTTCGTGCTTTTTCATTTTGACCGTCGCGCTCACGCAGCCGATGTCCAACGCGGCGGCGGCGGTGCTGATCGTGCCGATCGCGATTCAGACGGCGGTGCAGCTCGGCTACGATCCGCGGCCGTTCGTGATGATGATCGCGATCGCCGCGAGTTGTTCGTTTCTGACGCCGCTTGAACCTTCGTGCCTGATGGTCTATGGCCCCGGCAAATATCGCTTTATCGATTTCTTCAAGGTTGGACTGCCGTTGACTGTGATCATTTACGCAATCGCCATCGTACTGGTGCCGATGATCTGGCCATTGCACGGCAGCACATGA